The following nucleotide sequence is from Nitratidesulfovibrio termitidis HI1.
ATGTTCAGGCGGCCCAGCATGGCGTGCAGCAGCGGGCCCTGCTCTGCGGGGGCCGGGTTCAGCCTGCATTCGCATTCGGGGGCGATGGACGGGCGTTCCCATACGGCGGAAAGCCGCATCTGGGGCACGCCGTCATGCAGGAAGTCCATGTCCAGGCAGGCCACCTGCTTGTCGCCGTACACCACGTGGAAGCGGCCCGATTCGGTGAACTCGCCCAGCGGGGTGAGCTCCACGTCCATCTCCCTGGCCAGGGCCAGGAAGGCATCCAGCTTGGCGGGCGGCACTGCCAGGGTCATGCGTTCCTGCGCTTCGGACAGCAGGATTTCCCACGGGCGCAGGCCGTCGTACTTCAGCGGGGCGCGCGAAAGGTCCAGACGGCAGCCGCCGGTATCCTGGGCCATTTCGCCCACGGACGAGGACAGGCCGCCCGCGCCGTTGTCGGTGATGGCGTTGTACAGGCCCATGTCGCGGGCGCGCATGATGCAGTCGTACATCTTGCGCTGGGTGATGGGGTCGCCGATCTGCACCGCCGTGGCCGGAGAGCCTTCGTGCAGTTCTTCCGACGAGAAGGTGGCGCCGTGGATGCCGTCCTTGCCGATGCGCCCGCCCGCCATGACGATGACGTCACCGGGCAGGGCCTTCTTGTACCAGCCTGGTCGGCCGTGAATTTCCCTGGGCAGCATGCCCACGGTGCCGCAGTACACCAGCGGCTTGCCGAGGTAGCGTTCGTCGAACACGATGGAACCGTTGACGGTGGGAATGCCCGATTTGTTGCCGCCGTGCTCCACGCCTTCACGCACGCCTTCCATGACCCGGCGGGGGTGCAGCAGGCGGGGGGGCAGTTCGCCCTCGTGGAAGGGCGAGGCAAAGCAGAACACGTCGGTGTTGCACAAGAGTTCCGCGCCAAGGCCGGTGCCCATGGGGTCGCGGTTCACGCCCACGATGCCGGTCAGCGCGCCGCCATAGGGGTCCAGCGCCGAGGGGCTGTTGTGGGTTTCCACCTTGATGCACACGTCGTGGGTGTCGTTGAAGGCGATGACCCCGGCGTTGTCCTTGAACACCGACCGGCAGAAGTCGCGTTCGCCCATGCGCTGGCGGATGGTCCTGGTGGAACCCTGGATGTACGTCTTGTACAGGCTGTCCACCACCTCGCGGCGGCCCGTTTCGCGGTTCTCGTAGTCGATGCGGGCGGAAAATATCTTGTGCTTGCAGTGCTCGGACCAGGTCTGGGCCAGCACTTCGACTTCCGCGTCGGTGGGGTCGGCGGGCAGGCCCATGGCGGCGCGGTCGGCGCGCACGGCGGGGTCCGCGTAGTAGGCGCGGATGGCGTGCAGTTCTTCCAGGCTGAGGGCCAGCGTGTTCTCGCGGCTGAAGGCCAGCATGGCCGCGTCGTCCATGGAGGACAGCGGGATTATGGCCACCTCGTCACTGGAGGCGCCGGTAACCTGGGCGGCCTGCGGGACGAAGCCGGGTTCGGCGGTCCATTCGTCGCGGCTTTTCAGGGCAAAGCGCTGGATGAGTTCGTTGGCCAGAAGGTCGCGGGCGATGTGCTCCATGTCCGCGCGGGACAGGGGCGTGTCCTTGGCGCAGGTCACGTGGAACTGGGCCGAGGTGTACACGGCGATGGAGCGGCGGTCGGCCCCCAGCACCAGAGCCAGGGTGTCGCGCGCGGTGCGGCCCTCGTTGTCGGTGACGCCGGGGCGAAAGCCCACTTCCAGCACCCAGTCCGCTGGGGCCGTGCCCTGCGGGGCGGGCAGCAGGTCCAGCGCGGCGTCCTGCAGCACGGGGTCGTGCAGCACGCCCTTGGCGACCATGCTGGTCAGCGCGTCTTCCGAAAGGCCATCCACGGTGAACACCCTGACAAGGCGCACGGATTCCACGTTCAGGCCCAGCGAGGCCCGGATCTTGGCGGCGACGTTGCGGCCCACGGTATCGGTGACCTGCGGCCGAAGCCCAACTTCTATGCGCCGAAGCATGACTGACTCCTGAGGGTGTTTGGGGGTGCGAGCGGTTGGCTCTCCATAAAGGCAAACGGCGCGCTTTGCAAATACGTGAAGATGCGATGAACCCGGCCCGGATCAATCCTCTGCGGCCTGGTCGATGCCCCAGCGGGCCATGCGCCTGCCGGACTCGGCATAGTGTTCGCGCAGGGTGTGTTCGATGCGTGCAGGATCGCGGGAAAGCATGGCGTCAAGCACCACGCGGTGGCGCTGGAGGACTTCCGCCGGGGCAAAGGTGGTGCGCCAGTGGCGGAAAAGCAGGAATTTGCCGAGCCCCTGGCAGGACCGGCGCGACAGTTCCACCAGCAGGTCGTTGTCGGTGCGGGAAAAAATGACGCCATGGAACCGGGTATCGAGCTTCGACAGCTCGTCCATGTCGCCGCCCTTGGCGACGGTGTCCGCCATGGCATCCACGATGGCGCGCAGTTCCGCGAAATCTTCGTCGGAGAAGGCGCTGATGGTGGAGGCTGCCGCGGCGCCTTCCAGCACCCCCCCGGTAAAGTAGCTGTCGCGGATGTCTTTTGCCGTCAGGGCCGTGATGAACTTGCCGCGCTGCGGGATGGAGATGACCAGCCCTTCCTGGACAAGCAGTTGCAGGGCTTCGCGAACAGGAGCCCGGCTGATGGAGAGGCGCGTGGCCAGGAGCACCTCGTTGATCTTGTCGCCCGGGGTGAATTCCCCGGCCAGGATTCGCTCTTTAATGTAGTCGGCCACCTGATGGCAGTATGTCTGCTTGGTAAAACCCTGCATGTGCACCCCTGCGCGTTGTTTCCGTGCAGATATAGTTCGCGCAATGGATGGTCAAGGCTGGCCTTGGCGGTGCGGCGCTGCCTGGGGGGGGGGGGGGAGGGGAGGGGGAGGACGCTCGGCCACTGTACCGCTTGTCATTGGTGAAACGGAACGGGGCCGGGATCGTCCCGGCCCCGTGGTTCAGTCGGGCTCGATTCTGGGAATATGGAGTGTCCTGGCCGGTTGTCACCGGAACGGGATCGGACATCAGGCCGCGTTGCGGCAGGTCAGGCTGCTTCGCCCACAAGCCCTTCGTTGCCGCCGAACTTGCGGTTCCAGCCGGTTACGGCAGAGAACAGCAGCACGCCGAGCAAGGCCCAGGAATAGGGATTGTACAACGCCGAACTGATGGACGGAGCGCTGATGCCGTAGGCGTCGGCGGCAGTTACCAGCGCCGCGTACCATGCCGCCACCACGATGTGCCACGGCAGGGTGAAGAAGATGGTGCAGACGGCGCAGTCCATGAGATTGGCGCGGCGGGCCGGGGCCAGGTCGAACTTTTCGCCCAGCGGACGCACGAGCGAGGGGCCCACCAGCAGTTCGGCAGGGGCGTTGGCGGAAATGGGAATGGAGGCAAGGATCGTGACACCGATGATGAAGAGTTCCGCCTGCCGGACGGTTCGCACGAACGCGGTTTCGGCCAGGGTCAGGATGCGCTTCATGATGCCGCTTTCCACCAGCACCGAGGTTACCGCCAGGATCAGGACGGCGAAGATGATGGCGCCCACCACCCCGTTGATGCCGTTTTCGATGAGCCCGGTCGATACCCCGCGCTTGGGGGGAATGCTGAACAGGGCGGCGGGGGCGAAGCGTCCCGTCACCACGCCGATGATGCCGGCCGCCACGTTGCCGTAGATGAGCGACTCGATGATGTGCCTGCCGGACAGGGCGGAGGCCACCACCACCACGAGGGCGATGAGCATGACTGCCCCGGTGGCGTCCATGCGGGCCTGTATTTCAGGCAGGGGGTGCAGTTCTCCGCCGCCGCCGAAAGTCAGAAACACCACCCCCGCGATGGCGGCGGCGGCCATGGACAGCGGAAAACGGCTGCGCACGACATCTTTCATCGTGGCCCCCTGGGTATAGGCCGAAACGATGGTGGTGTCCGATATGGGGGCGAGATTGTCGCCAAATGCCGCGCCGGAAAGGATGGCCAGCCCGAGCATGCTCGGGTCCGCGCCCAGGAAATGCCCGGCGGGGTACAGCACCGGCGTGAGCGCGATGCAGGTGCCGGTGCTTGTGCCCGTGCCGAGCGAGAACAGCATGGCCGCGAAGAAGACGATGAGGGTGAACGCCGCGCCCTTCGCCCCCGTGGTCATGCCCATCCACAACAGCCCGTCGACAAGGCCACCGGCGACCATGAGCGTTCCGAACACGCCCGCGAACAGCCATGCCGTGATGATGACGATGCCGGTCTTGTCCCCGATGCCGCGCATGATGGACTTGCAGTATTCCTCCTTGTTGCGCGCGAAGAAGAGTCCAACGGCTATGGCCAGCCACGCACAGGCCCAGAAGGGTTTCGTGCCTCCGCGTTCCGCCACGGAGAGCCATACCAGGCCACCGATGAGAACTAGGAGCGGAACCAAGCCTCCAAGAATCCCACCATGCATTTCAAGACGCTTTTCCATGATGCAGGCTCCTTCGTTGGTATTCCGGGTTCAGTGCCCTGCGGGTGCCGCAGGGACATGCCGTACGGTGGGGAATGCACCCGCCGCGTGTTTTTCGTGCTGTCAGGGGCAGGGGGGGGGCGACGTGCATCGCCCCCGCAGCCATGAGCTTCCATTGCGCAGCCTGGCAAGCCCCATCTGTCTTGCGCGTCATGCCGGGGCATGCGCCATGTGCCTACCTGAACGTTTCAAGATAGGCGTACAGTGCCGGTGATCCGCCGGTGTGCAGGAACAGTACGTTGGACCCTTCCGTGAAATATCCGGAGCGGACAAGGTCGATCAGGCCGGCCATGGCCTTTCCGGAGTACACGGGATCAAGCAGTATGCCTTCCGTGCGCGCCAGAAGCCTTACCGCTTCGACCATGGAATCCGTCGGGAGCGAGTATCCGGGCCCGACGTATCCGTCGAAGCAGGTCACCGCATCGTCCGGGAATGTTCCCTTCATGCCGACATGGTCGGCCGTGGCCCGCGCCAGCCTGCGCACCAGCTGTTCCTGGTCGGTCTTGGTGCGGCTGACATTGATGCCGGATACGGGGATGCCCGCGTTGTTGCCCACCATGCCGACGGCTATGCCCGCATGGGTACCCGCGCTGCCGCTGGGCACCACCATGTGCTGGATGGCCAGCCCCGTTTCGAACAGCTGTTGCAGTATTTCCTGTGCGCAGGCCACGTAGCCCGTCGCGCCGATGGCATTGGATGCCCCGCCGGGGATGATGTACGGGGTGCGCCCGCTGGCGCGCAGCCGTGCGGCCAGCTTTTCCATCTCGCCCGGCATGTCCGAGCCGCCGGGAACCACGGTGATGCTTTTGACGCCCAACAGGTTGAACAGAAAGTTGTTGCCTGAAGCTTCGGGCTTGTAGCTGCCGCTCACGCGTTCTTCGAGTACGAGATGGCAGTCCAGCCCTTCTTTTACGGCCCAGGCAAGCGTCAGGCGGCAGTGGTTCGATTGCACCGCGCCGCAGGTGATGATGGTGTCCGCCTTGTGCGCCAGCGCATCCGCCATGGAAAAATCGAGCTTGCGCGTCTTGTTGCCGCCCGCGCATCCGGGCAGCAGGTCATCGCGTTTGATGAAGATGTTCACCTTGTTGCCGAGCGCCCGGGAAAAGGCGGGGCAGGCTTCGATGGGGGTAGGGTGCTGCACGTAGCCGCGCCGTGGCAGGATCGCGAGATTCATGTTCGCTCCTTTTGGATGGTTGCAATGGTGGAATGATCAGCCCTTGCGCATGAAGATGGCTTCGGCTTCCAGAGGGCTTCCCAGGGGAAGCGCCGCGACCTGGATGGCGCTGCGGGCCGGATAGGGCTGTGGGAAGTATTCTGCGTAGATGGCGTTGACGGTCGGGAACGCCGCAAGGTCGGTGAGGAACACCGTGGTCTTGACGGCATCGCCCATGTCGCAGCCGGCGGCCTTGGCAATGGCGCGCAGGTTGGTGAAAACGCGGTGCGCGAGCAGGCGTATCGGTCCTTCGACCATGTTGCCGGTTGCGGGATCGATGGGAAGCTGCCCGGAGACGAAGAGCAGCCCGGGAAGCGCGATGGCCTGCGAATATGGTCCGATGGCCTTCGGCGCCTGGGTGGTGGTGATGGCGTGGATGTCAGACATGGCGTCCTCTTGCGATTTTTTGAACATTATAAATGTCGACATTTATACATCCATAAAATCCACTACGCCAGGCCTCCGGCAAATGTCAACGCCGTGGCCGCCGGAATCCGTGATTGGCGGCATATTGTAGTATATCATGCAGGAATAAATGACTTTCACAAGGAGGTCGCGGCCTGGGCGTGCCATGGATGCAGGCTGCCGCCCAGTCCGATGCGGGTCGGACTGCCGGGGAAGGAAGGAGCGGCGGTGGGGGAACTGGCGTGCAGTCTACAGCAGCGCCTGCATCAGGGCTTCGCGGCCCGCATCGTCGGCGAGGTCTGTGGGTGTGAATTCCTGCTGCGGTCTGCCGTCGGCGAAGATGACCACCCGGTCGGCCAGGCGCAGGGTCTGCCCCAGGCTGTGCGACACCATCAGCACCGGACGGTGGACGGCCAGACGGCGTACCAGTCCTTCCACGTCGCGGGTGGTGGCCGCGTCCAGCGAGGCGGTGGGTTCGTCCAGCAGCAGTACGTCCGGTTCCAGGATCAGCATGCGGGCCAGGCACAGTCGTTGCTGCTGCCCGCCGGAAAGCTGGGCGGCGGGGCGGTCCAGCCGTTGGCGCACATCATCCCACAGGCCCACGTCGGTCAGCACGGCCTGCATGCGGGCCGGGGCGTCGGCCTGTTGTCCGCGCACCAGTTCCAGCGGCAGCAGCAGGTTGCGCCGGATGCTCATGGGCAGCACGTTGGGCGTCTGGAACACCATGCCCACACGGCGGCGCAGTTCGGTCAGGGCCGGGGCATGCGACCCCAGCACGTCGCAGGGTCCGTCCGGCCCCGGCACGCTGCATGGGGCGCCAGGTTCGCCGTCGGCATGCCCCGTGCCGCCCGCTTTGCCGGGATACAGCACGATGGAGCCGGTGGTCTCGCACCCGGGAAAGCATTCGTTCAGGCGGTTCAGGGCACGCAGGAAGGTGGTCTTGCCCGAGCCGGAGCGGCCCAGCAGCACGGTGACCCCGGTGCGGGGCAGGTCCAGCGAGGCGTTCTTTACCGCCGGGCGACCATGGAAGGACACGCACAGCCCGGTGACCCGCAGGCCCGGCTGGGGATCGCGTATGTTCAGTTCCATGCCTCCGCTCCCTTGTGGCGGCGCGCCATCACCCGCTGCAACGCCCCGGCCCCCAGCATCATGGAACCGGAAAGGACCAGCAGCACCAGTGCCGCGCCAAAGCCGCGCGCTAGTTCGTCCTCGGTCTGGTACTGGGCGGCGGTGTAATAGATGGTGAAGGGCAGGGCCTCGAACTTGGCCAGCAGCCCTGCGGGCAGCCCGGCATTGGCCACCACCCCGGTGAGCAGGATCACCGCCGTGTCTTCCGCCGCGCGGCCCACGACCAGCATGACCCCGCCCAGAATGCCGCGCCCGGCCTCCGGCAGCAGCACGCGGAACACGGTCTGCTCGCGGGTCAACCCCAGGGCCGCCCCGGTCAGCCGCAGTTCGGGAGGCAGCGATTCCAGCGCGGCGCGGGTGGACACCACCAGCGGGGGCAGCACCAGCAGGGCCAGGCACCCCGCCGCCAGCAGCAGGCAGGTGTTGGCCTGGGGCAGGAAGGCGCGCCGCAGCACGAGGATGAGCGTGAACCCGAACAGCCCCATGACGATGGACGGCACCCCGGCCAGCAGTTCCACGGCCAGCCCCAGATGGCGGCGGGCGCGCGGTCCCGCGTATTCGGCAAGATAGATGCCGCACCCCACGCCCGGCCCCAGCACCAGCAGGGTGGTCAGCCCGACAAGGTACAGGCTGCCCGCGCAGGCGGGCCAGATGCCGTCCCACACCGGGCGCAGCCCGGCCATGGCCAGCAGGGGCGGGGTGTCTCCGAAAAACAGCGCGCGGCCCAGGGTGGGCACCCCGCGCCACAGCAGGTAGCCGCAGCCGATGGCGGCCACGGACACGACCAGTGCCGCGGCCAGCCAGGCCATGGCGACCAGCATCCGTTCGCGGGGCCGGGTGCCGGAGTGGGTGCCGGATTGGGTGCCAGACCGGATGCCAGACCGGATATTGGAGAAGACGAGGGAGGGGGCGCGCCTGACCGGCAGGTGCCGGGGGGTGGGTGCATCCGGGCGCTGCGTCATGGCTGCCATCCCGCGTCGGAAAGGGCATCCTGCCCGGCGCCGCGCAGGCGGCGCACCGTCAGGCTGACGCCCGCGCTCACGGCCAGCAGCAGAATGCCCGCCGCGAACAGTGAATGGTAGGCGGTGCTGCCCGCGTCGGTGGCCATGACCAGCGCCATGTGCGCGGTGAGGGTGCGCAGCGCGTCGAAGGGCGATGCGGGCACGCCGGGTGCGTTGCCCGCCAGCATCAGCGGAATCAGCGTGTCGCCCACGGCCCGGCCGAAGCCGAACACCCCGGCAGTGACCAGCCAGCGCCGGGCGCCCGGCAGCATGACGTGGGCAAAGACCTGCGCGGGCGAAAGGCCCAGTGCCGCGCCGGTGAGCCGCAGCGACCGGCCCTGTTCGCGCAGGGCGGCGTCCATGATCACCACCATGGTGGGCAGCACCAGCAGGGCCAGCACCAGGGCGGCGGACAGCCAGCACAGGCCGGACCCCTGCCCCGCCCGCCGCACCAGCGGCACCAGCAGGAACACCGAAACGAACCCGTAGACCACCGTGGGCACAGCCGCCATGCCGTGCACCAGTTGGCGCAGGGCGCGGGCGGGGCGTGCGGGGCCAAGCCCGTGCATCCAGCCGCACAGGCCGAGGGCCAGCGGCCAACCCAGCAGCAGGGCCGAGCAGGCCAGCAGCGCCGAGCCGCAGACCATGGGCAGGATGCCGAACTGCCCGGCGGCGGGCAGCCAGCGCCAGGACAGCACCGCAAGGCCCTGCCCGCTCAGCAGCACGGGCAGGGCATACACGGTGACGAAACCGAACACGGCGGCAATGCCCAGCACCGTGACGGCGACGGCACACCTCAGTGCCTGAGGCGTGTTGCCATCACGGCCCGATGAGCCCGATGAGCCCGATGAGCCGTTTGAGCCCGATGGGCCGGGTGTGCGTGGTGGGCCTTGCACGGTGGGGGCCTGCGCCACGGGGCCTAGCGGGCAAGCGGAATGTAGCCGCTGGCCTTGGTGATAGCCTGCCCTTCGGGGCTGAAGATGTAGTCGATGAAGGCCTTGGTCAGCCCCTGCGGCGCACCCTTGGTGTTCATGTACAGCTTGCGGGTGACGGTGTAGGCGCCGTTGGCGGCATTTTCCTGCGTGGGGACCATGCCGTCGAAGTGCAGCCCCTTGATGGTTTCACCCAGGTGCCCGATGCCCACATAACCGATCCCGTTGGGGTCCTGGGCGATGGCGGTCTTCATGGCGCCGTTGGAGTTCACCACGTTGGCCGTGGCGGCCTGCGGCCCCTTTTTCAGGGCCTTTTCCACGAAC
It contains:
- a CDS encoding AIR synthase-related protein, translated to MLRRIEVGLRPQVTDTVGRNVAAKIRASLGLNVESVRLVRVFTVDGLSEDALTSMVAKGVLHDPVLQDAALDLLPAPQGTAPADWVLEVGFRPGVTDNEGRTARDTLALVLGADRRSIAVYTSAQFHVTCAKDTPLSRADMEHIARDLLANELIQRFALKSRDEWTAEPGFVPQAAQVTGASSDEVAIIPLSSMDDAAMLAFSRENTLALSLEELHAIRAYYADPAVRADRAAMGLPADPTDAEVEVLAQTWSEHCKHKIFSARIDYENRETGRREVVDSLYKTYIQGSTRTIRQRMGERDFCRSVFKDNAGVIAFNDTHDVCIKVETHNSPSALDPYGGALTGIVGVNRDPMGTGLGAELLCNTDVFCFASPFHEGELPPRLLHPRRVMEGVREGVEHGGNKSGIPTVNGSIVFDERYLGKPLVYCGTVGMLPREIHGRPGWYKKALPGDVIVMAGGRIGKDGIHGATFSSEELHEGSPATAVQIGDPITQRKMYDCIMRARDMGLYNAITDNGAGGLSSSVGEMAQDTGGCRLDLSRAPLKYDGLRPWEILLSEAQERMTLAVPPAKLDAFLALAREMDVELTPLGEFTESGRFHVVYGDKQVACLDMDFLHDGVPQMRLSAVWERPSIAPECECRLNPAPAEQGPLLHAMLGRLNICSKEYLIRQYDHEVKGGSVVKPLVGVKRDGPADAAVVRPLLDSQAGVVLSHGICPKFSDYDTYWMMANAIDEAVRNAVAVGGDPDRMAGTDNFCWCDPVQSEKTPDGQYKLAQLVRANQALAHFCLAYGVPCISGKDSMKNDYFGGGVKISIPPTVLYSVLGVMDDVNRAVTSDFKQPGDKVYLLGDTFRELGGSEIADQLNTVGAQVPQVDALAAMARYRALHGAINAGLVTACHDLSDGGLAVALAEMAVGGRLGARCDIAAAPVADDMTATELLYAESASRLLVTVKPGNAAAFEARFAGSACACIGEVTADAVLTLTAQGAPLLAEGVEGLARSFKGTFDW
- a CDS encoding GntR family transcriptional regulator codes for the protein MQGFTKQTYCHQVADYIKERILAGEFTPGDKINEVLLATRLSISRAPVREALQLLVQEGLVISIPQRGKFITALTAKDIRDSYFTGGVLEGAAAASTISAFSDEDFAELRAIVDAMADTVAKGGDMDELSKLDTRFHGVIFSRTDNDLLVELSRRSCQGLGKFLLFRHWRTTFAPAEVLQRHRVVLDAMLSRDPARIEHTLREHYAESGRRMARWGIDQAAED
- a CDS encoding Na+/H+ antiporter NhaC family protein, with protein sequence MEKRLEMHGGILGGLVPLLVLIGGLVWLSVAERGGTKPFWACAWLAIAVGLFFARNKEEYCKSIMRGIGDKTGIVIITAWLFAGVFGTLMVAGGLVDGLLWMGMTTGAKGAAFTLIVFFAAMLFSLGTGTSTGTCIALTPVLYPAGHFLGADPSMLGLAILSGAAFGDNLAPISDTTIVSAYTQGATMKDVVRSRFPLSMAAAAIAGVVFLTFGGGGELHPLPEIQARMDATGAVMLIALVVVVASALSGRHIIESLIYGNVAAGIIGVVTGRFAPAALFSIPPKRGVSTGLIENGINGVVGAIIFAVLILAVTSVLVESGIMKRILTLAETAFVRTVRQAELFIIGVTILASIPISANAPAELLVGPSLVRPLGEKFDLAPARRANLMDCAVCTIFFTLPWHIVVAAWYAALVTAADAYGISAPSISSALYNPYSWALLGVLLFSAVTGWNRKFGGNEGLVGEAA
- a CDS encoding D-cysteine desulfhydrase: MNLAILPRRGYVQHPTPIEACPAFSRALGNKVNIFIKRDDLLPGCAGGNKTRKLDFSMADALAHKADTIITCGAVQSNHCRLTLAWAVKEGLDCHLVLEERVSGSYKPEASGNNFLFNLLGVKSITVVPGGSDMPGEMEKLAARLRASGRTPYIIPGGASNAIGATGYVACAQEILQQLFETGLAIQHMVVPSGSAGTHAGIAVGMVGNNAGIPVSGINVSRTKTDQEQLVRRLARATADHVGMKGTFPDDAVTCFDGYVGPGYSLPTDSMVEAVRLLARTEGILLDPVYSGKAMAGLIDLVRSGYFTEGSNVLFLHTGGSPALYAYLETFR
- a CDS encoding RidA family protein, encoding MSDIHAITTTQAPKAIGPYSQAIALPGLLFVSGQLPIDPATGNMVEGPIRLLAHRVFTNLRAIAKAAGCDMGDAVKTTVFLTDLAAFPTVNAIYAEYFPQPYPARSAIQVAALPLGSPLEAEAIFMRKG
- a CDS encoding phosphate ABC transporter ATP-binding protein — encoded protein: MELNIRDPQPGLRVTGLCVSFHGRPAVKNASLDLPRTGVTVLLGRSGSGKTTFLRALNRLNECFPGCETTGSIVLYPGKAGGTGHADGEPGAPCSVPGPDGPCDVLGSHAPALTELRRRVGMVFQTPNVLPMSIRRNLLLPLELVRGQQADAPARMQAVLTDVGLWDDVRQRLDRPAAQLSGGQQQRLCLARMLILEPDVLLLDEPTASLDAATTRDVEGLVRRLAVHRPVLMVSHSLGQTLRLADRVVIFADGRPQQEFTPTDLADDAGREALMQALL
- a CDS encoding PstA family ABC transporter permease — its product is MTQRPDAPTPRHLPVRRAPSLVFSNIRSGIRSGTQSGTHSGTRPRERMLVAMAWLAAALVVSVAAIGCGYLLWRGVPTLGRALFFGDTPPLLAMAGLRPVWDGIWPACAGSLYLVGLTTLLVLGPGVGCGIYLAEYAGPRARRHLGLAVELLAGVPSIVMGLFGFTLILVLRRAFLPQANTCLLLAAGCLALLVLPPLVVSTRAALESLPPELRLTGAALGLTREQTVFRVLLPEAGRGILGGVMLVVGRAAEDTAVILLTGVVANAGLPAGLLAKFEALPFTIYYTAAQYQTEDELARGFGAALVLLVLSGSMMLGAGALQRVMARRHKGAEAWN
- a CDS encoding PstC family ABC transporter permease, which translates into the protein MLGIAAVFGFVTVYALPVLLSGQGLAVLSWRWLPAAGQFGILPMVCGSALLACSALLLGWPLALGLCGWMHGLGPARPARALRQLVHGMAAVPTVVYGFVSVFLLVPLVRRAGQGSGLCWLSAALVLALLVLPTMVVIMDAALREQGRSLRLTGAALGLSPAQVFAHVMLPGARRWLVTAGVFGFGRAVGDTLIPLMLAGNAPGVPASPFDALRTLTAHMALVMATDAGSTAYHSLFAAGILLLAVSAGVSLTVRRLRGAGQDALSDAGWQP